A window of Primulina tabacum isolate GXHZ01 chromosome 4, ASM2559414v2, whole genome shotgun sequence contains these coding sequences:
- the LOC142541506 gene encoding thaumatin-like protein, producing MSSLKYKPFFISFLIITIFFDYTSSTKFYVRNKCSFAVWAAAVPGGGRELRSGERWVLDVEPTRGQIWARTGCIFNKTGQGKCETGDCKGLLECQDFGTAPLTAARYALDRFNNLDFFDVSLIDGYNVGMSFFPVSGYCRHSARCKANIIQKCPKELQAPGGCRDACSSLKEDKYCCTPAYCGPTVYSKFFKEKCPEAYSYVKDDVTSMFSCSTGTNYAVIFCP from the exons ATGAGCTCCTTGAAATACAAAcccttcttcatttccttcttgATAATCACCATTTTCTTTGACTACACCAGTTCAACTAAATTTTACGTCCGAAACAAATGTAGTTTCGCGGTCTGGGCTGCAGCAGTACCTGGTGGAGGCCGAGAGCTCCGAAGCGGTGAGAGATGGGTCCTAGACGTGGAACCTACCAGAGGCCAAATTTGGGCTCGAACCGGTTGCATATTCAACAAAACCGGCCAAG GTAAATGCGAGACCGGAGATTGCAAAGGACTACTAGAGTGTCAAGACTTCGGAACCGCCCCACTCACAGCCGCCAGATATGCTCTGGACCGCTTCAACAACCTGGATTTCTTCGACGTATCTCTCATCGACGGTTATAATGTAGGAATGAGCTTCTTTCCGGTTTCAGGGTACTGTCGCCACTCTGCCCGTTGCAAAGCGAATATCATCCAAAAGTGCCCGAAAGAGCTGCAGGCACCGGGCGGGTGCAGGGATGCGTGCTCGAGCTTAAAGGAAGATAAGTACTGTTGCACACCGGCGTATTGTGGGCCGACGGTTTACTCGAagttttttaaagaaaagtgtCCGGAAGCTTACAGTTATGTCAAGGACGATGTAACGAGCATGTTCTCTTGCTCGACGGGTACCAACTACGCAGTGATATTTTGCCcatag
- the LOC142542873 gene encoding DEAD-box ATP-dependent RNA helicase 8-like, with translation MNHNNTRGWYPPGIGNGRGGGALNPNPVFQNRNPHYSQLQPPYPQRTGYNQQPQQWMRRNHGVSTVPYSSDEIEKTVQGEAIGSTSRDWKAQLMIPPPDTRYKTEDVTATKGNEFEDYFLKRELLMGIYEKGFERPSPIQEESIPIALTGSDILARAKNGTGKTAAFCIPVLEKIDPDNNVIQAVLLVPTRELALQTSQVCKELGKHLEIQVMVTTGGTSLKDDIMRLYQPVHLLVGTPGRIVDLSNKGICILKDCLMLVMDEADKLLSPEFQPSIERLINFLPRNRQILMYSATFPVTVKDFKDRYLHKPYVINLMDELTLKGITQYYAFVEERQKVHCLNTLFSKLQINQSIIFCNSVNRVELLAKKITELGYSCFYIHAKMLQDHRNRVFHDFRNGACRNLVCTDLFTRGIDIQAVNVVINFDFPKNSETYLHRVGRSGRFGHLGLAVNLITYEDRFKLYRIEQDLGTEIKQIPPFIDQAVYCQ, from the exons ATGAATCACAATAACACGCGAGGATGGTATCCACCTGGGATCGGCAATGGCCGTGGTGGCGGAGCCTTAAACCCGAACCCTGTTTTTCAGAACAGGAACCCGCATTACTCGCAGCTGCAGCCACCATACCCTCAACGAACGGGTTATAATCAGCAGCCGCAGCAGTGGATGAGGCGAAACCATGGTGTCTCGACTGTTCCTTATTCTTCTGATGAAATCGAAAAAACTGTTCAGGGTGAAGCCATCGGTTCCAC TTCACGAGATTGGAAGGCTCAATTGATGATTCCGCCACCTGATACCCGGTATAAGACTGAG GATGTAACTGCAACAAAAGGAAACGAGTTTGAGGATTACTTTCTGAAACGTGAACTGTTGATGGGAATATACGAGAAGGGGTTCGAGAGGCCTTCTCCCATCCAGGAAGAGAGTATCCCTATTGCTCTTACTGGTAGCGACATCCTTGCCCGTGCTAAAAATGGTACTGGGAAAACTGCTGCATTCTGCATTCCCGTATTAGAAAAAATTGATCCGGATAACAATGTCATTCAAG CTGTTCTATTAGTACCAACTAGAGAATTAGCACTTCAGACATCTCAAGTCTGTAAGGAACTGGGAAAGCACTTGGAAATTCAAGTGATGGTGACCACAGGAGGAACCAGTCTGAAGGATGATATCATGAGGTTGTATCAACCTGTCCATTTACTGGTTGGAACTCCTGGAAGGATAGTTGATCTCAGCAATAAAGGGATATGCATTCTGAAAGATTGTTTAATGCTTGTTATGGATGAG GCGGATAAGCTTTTGTCTCCTGAATTTCAACCTTCCATAGAGCGGCTGATAAATTTTCTTCCTCGGAATCGGCAAATTTTGATGTATTCAGCAACATTCCCGGTGACCGTGAAAGATTTTAAAGACAGATATTTGCATAAACCTTATGTCATTAATTTAATGGACGAACTCACACTCAAAGGTATTACCCAGTATTATGCTTTCGTAGAAGAAAGACAGAAAGTTCATTGCCTGAATACACTTTTTTCTAAG CTGCAAATTAACCAGTCAATAATCTTTTGCAATTCTGTGAATCGAGTGGAGTTGCTAGCGAAGAAAATCACTGAGTTGGGTTATTCTTGCTTCTATATTCATGCTAAGATGCTGCAAGATCATCGTAACAGGGTATTTCATGACTTCCGAAATGGTGCTTGCAGGAATCTTGTTTGCACTG ATTTGTTTACGAGAGGAATAGATATACAAGCTGTCAACGTTGTCATCAATTTTGATTTCCCTAAGAATTCAGAAACTTATCTGCACAGG GTGGGTCGCTCGGGGAGATTTGGGCATCTCGGATTGGCTGTCAATTTGATCACTTATGAAGACCGCTTCAAATT GTACAGGATTGAGCAGGATCTTGGTacagaaataaaacaaattccCCCTTTTATTGATCAAGCTGTCTACTGTCAGTGA
- the LOC142542872 gene encoding signal recognition particle 14 kDa protein, whose amino-acid sequence MASSQARLQPDPFLNELTSMFERTEEKGSVWVTMKYSSGKSKVIRNKINTAGENLEYKCLIRATNGKKTISTMVGPKDHLRFQSSYATILKARMTALKKRERKEKRKAADSDKKLDSKKQSIIAKAS is encoded by the exons ATGGCTTCATCTCAG GCACGATTACAACCCGACCCCTTCCTAAATGAACTTACCAGCATGTTTGAGCGAACTGAAGAGAAGGGATCTGTGTGGGTTACAATGAAATACT CTTCTGGAAAATCCAAGGTTATTAGGAATAAGATTAACACTGCTGGAGAAAATCTTGAATATAAGTGCCTTATTCGAGCAACTAATGGAAAGAAGACCATTTCCACTATG GTGGGTCCGAAAGATCACCTACGTTTTCAATCAAGTTATGCAACTATTTTGAAAGCTCGGATGACTGCTTTGAAGAAGAGAGAGAGGAAGGAAAAGAGGAAGGCGGCAGATTCTGATAAAAAACTGGATTCAAAGAAGCAATCAATTATTGCTAAAGCCTCGTAG